Genomic DNA from Noviherbaspirillum saxi:
CATACCCGGCCACGCAAATATCGACTCTGTAACTAATGAGAATGCAATCAGATGTCCAAGCTCAAGGCCCAATGCTGTAACGATCGGAATTAATACGTTCGGAGCAATGTGCTTGAGCATCAGACGCGAACCATGCACACCCTTGGCACGCGCAAATTTGATGTATTCCTGCATCGACACTTCACGAGTTCCGGCCTCGGTCAGGCGGATTACCAAGGCAATCTTGAAGAGGGACAGCGTAAGCGCGGGCAGAATAAGATATTTGAGGCCTTCCCAGCTAGTGAAACTAACGTCGATGCCAAGTACCGATGTTGTCGGCCCGCGACCTCCAGAAGGAAACCAGCCGAGGTTAACCGAGAATACGAGGATGAAAATCAAGCCGATCCAGAAAGTCGGGGCGGTGACGCCTGCGATCGAGCAACCCATAATGGCTCGGCGGATCCGGCTTTTTGGCATGAGACCGGCAATCATGCCAAGCGGGATGCCGATAACGACGGAAAAGAATAAGGCAGTGAAGGCAAGTTCAAGTGTTGCCGGAATACGTTCGATAATGAGAGAAACCGCCGGCTGGTTGAATACAAACGATTTTCCCAAGTCCCCATGGAATGCGTTAACGAGGAAACGCCAGTATTGTTCGTACGCCGGAAGATGCAGCCCAAGTGAGCGGGCCGCTTCTTCAATTTCTTGCTGCGAAGCGGTCGGACTCACCAGCAAGTAAATGGGATCACCGACCAGGTTGATTCCGGCAAAGGCAAGGAGTGACATCAGCAGAATGACAGCCGCACTTTGCAGTATCCGCTTCGTTAGCATTTCAATCATGATTTTGGCTCGTACAATTCGGGTTAGTTCTTACTTGGCACTGCTGCTTTCACGAATACCCATCGCAAGGGTGAAGCCGTCGCTACGCGGCTTGACAGTCAGCCCTTTTCGATAAGCCCAGGTCGACTTCAGGAAGAACAGCGGAACAATTCCAACATCGTCGATGACGGCCTTGGCTGCTGCTTTTTGCAGATCTTCCCGTGCTTTTTCATTCATGGTGACGGAAGCCTTGATAACGAGCGCATCGACTTCTTTGCTGCTGTAGCGACCCCGATTGTTGGCCCCCAAACCAGCTGCCTTATCGTGACTGTGTGCAACGGCAAGCAGAGGCTCGAGGGAGTCGCCGGTAACAGCGCCAATCCCGAACATGAAGAGGCTGAATTCAGGCTCGCCGGACGCTCCGCCAGCAGTCGCACGGCCGGCATAAACAGCGAACGGCATTGTCGCCACTTCTGTTTTGATGCCGATTTGGCTGAATACCTGGCCGAGCGCTTCACATACTTTCGCGTCATTAAGGTACCGGTCGTTGGAGCAATGCATGGTCATGCGGAATCCGTTCGGGTAACCAGCTTCCGCGAGCAAGGCCTTGGCCTTCGCCAAGTCATGCGCCGGAACCTTCAGTGCCGGGTCATTGCCGAAAAATCCTGCCGGAACGAACTGGCTTGCGGCTTCGGCATCGCCTTTCATCAGGCGATTAACAATGCCTTCGCGATTTACTGCCGCCATCAGCGCTTGCCGGACCTTAATGTCATTGAAGGGATTTTTCGCGAGAGGCGCACCTTCGTTGCTCTTGAGATAAGGCGAGTTGTCACGAAAACGATCGAGCTGGAGGTAGTTCAACATGTACGAGGTGGTCGAAACCACATCGATCTTGTTGGATGACTTGAAGCTATCCATTACGTTCGCAGTTGCCGCATCAATCAAATCCACCGACCCGGATAGCAAAGCGGATGCTCGGGCCGGCTCGCGCGGAATGAATTGAAACGTGACGTTGTCCCATGGCTCTTTCTCGCCCCAATAGGCGCTATTTTTTGCCAGTGATACGCGTTGACCATGCGCCCATGACACAAACTTGTAGGGACCAGTTCCGAACGTCGTTTTTCCAGTGGCGAAGTCTTCTTCGGACGCCTTGTCGCCAATCGTTTTAGGCAGGATCGCAATCAAACCGAGACTGTCGGGCAGTGTCGGGCTTGGCCCCTTGGTTTTGATGGTTACCGTGCCCGGACCGGTAACGGTAACTGACTGAACAGCTTTGAGATAGGTTCGAAATGTGCGCGGGCCAGACAGGTTCATGGCGCGCTCAATGGAAAACTTGACGTCTTCCGCGGTCATCGTTGCACCGTTGTGGAATGTGACGTTAGGCCGGAGTTTGAACTCCCATGTCGTGGAATCCACGTTCCGCCATGAAGTGGCCAGCGCAGGCTTGGCTTTAAGGTTTTCGTCTTGCGCAACAAGGGATTCGTACACGTGCACCCAGACGTTCCGGTTGTTCCCGTTCAGGACGTGGGGATCAGCAGACGTCACTTCTGCCTTGAAGCCGATCTTGAGATCGGCGGCATGTACCGTGTATGCAGGAACGGCAAGTATCAGTGCCGAGGTAACGAAATTGATTTTTGCTAGAAGTCTCCACAACATAGCGCTCTCCATTTTTGGCCACTTAGGTTATGTTTCAATGAATGATACGTCATTTCGATTGATGATACACGATATTGTTGTTGGAAACAAACTGACACAAAATTTTTTGGATGCTCATTGGGGTGCCGCAATGAACGTAGACAAGAAGCCACAGCTAAAGCACGGACGTGCTTTACTGGGAATTATCTTTGCCTGCTTAAGACGCACATCAGGCGCGGCTCTTTAACTGGAATCCCCTGGCGGATTTGTCACGCAAGCGGTTTCTTCAGAAGAGAAATATGGGCGCAACAGTTCGAAGAGGAAGCGCATCACGAACTCAGCTTTGCGGAAAACGACGCCGCTCCAGATGGACAGCCGGAGACGAAGCCGAAAACGACATCGACGTAAATGCTGGGTAAGACAAGGGGAGAAAAAGCTGCAGTGCTGGTTAGACCAGACGAGAATTAACAGCGAGGACGACCAAGCCGGCATCGCCAATATGATTAAAGGCGGCCCTTCGCTTGGACCTTGCATGCAGACTCGCCGCACAATCGCGAGCCTGAGCGGTGCCGGATACCGCCTGCCGGCTAGAACAGCCGGCTCTTATGATATTTGTGCGAATTTGCGCTTAGCCTGGCAGCGCCCGATCCAGGCCCGTTGCAATTTGGATTGATACCGGATTTAATACCGGATCATTCAGGACTATTCAATGTAGCCGAGTTCGCGTGAAAGACGACGTGCACCATCCAGAATGGTGTCAGTCAGTTTGGGCAGAATTTCTTCGCGCATTCGGGTACTCGGGCCGGTAATACTGATTGCTGCAATTACCTCTCCGGAGACGTCTCTGACGGGAGCGGCGATCGAAACGGTATCCGATGTTCTTTCGGCGAACGAGACCGCGTAGCCCTGCGTCAGGATTTTTGAAAGCTCTTTTTTTAATTTGGTCGGTGACGTAATGGTGTTAGGCGTGAATTTCTCCATGTCACCTTGCAGTACTTTTG
This window encodes:
- a CDS encoding ABC transporter permease — translated: MIEMLTKRILQSAAVILLMSLLAFAGINLVGDPIYLLVSPTASQQEIEEAARSLGLHLPAYEQYWRFLVNAFHGDLGKSFVFNQPAVSLIIERIPATLELAFTALFFSVVIGIPLGMIAGLMPKSRIRRAIMGCSIAGVTAPTFWIGLIFILVFSVNLGWFPSGGRGPTTSVLGIDVSFTSWEGLKYLILPALTLSLFKIALVIRLTEAGTREVSMQEYIKFARAKGVHGSRLMLKHIAPNVLIPIVTALGLELGHLIAFSLVTESIFAWPGMGKLIIDSVLHLDRPVVVAYLMITLLIFVFINFVVDVLYLLLDPRLRSTAK
- a CDS encoding ABC transporter substrate-binding protein; translation: MESAMLWRLLAKINFVTSALILAVPAYTVHAADLKIGFKAEVTSADPHVLNGNNRNVWVHVYESLVAQDENLKAKPALATSWRNVDSTTWEFKLRPNVTFHNGATMTAEDVKFSIERAMNLSGPRTFRTYLKAVQSVTVTGPGTVTIKTKGPSPTLPDSLGLIAILPKTIGDKASEEDFATGKTTFGTGPYKFVSWAHGQRVSLAKNSAYWGEKEPWDNVTFQFIPREPARASALLSGSVDLIDAATANVMDSFKSSNKIDVVSTTSYMLNYLQLDRFRDNSPYLKSNEGAPLAKNPFNDIKVRQALMAAVNREGIVNRLMKGDAEAASQFVPAGFFGNDPALKVPAHDLAKAKALLAEAGYPNGFRMTMHCSNDRYLNDAKVCEALGQVFSQIGIKTEVATMPFAVYAGRATAGGASGEPEFSLFMFGIGAVTGDSLEPLLAVAHSHDKAAGLGANNRGRYSSKEVDALVIKASVTMNEKAREDLQKAAAKAVIDDVGIVPLFFLKSTWAYRKGLTVKPRSDGFTLAMGIRESSSAK